The Rhizobiaceae bacterium genome contains the following window.
CGACGGTCATCAACGCGGACAAGATCATCGTTCTCGAACAGGGCCGGGTGGTCGAACAAGGCACCCATCGCCAATTGCTCGCAGACAAGAACGGAATTTATGCGCGCTTCTACCTGCTTCAGACGGACAAGGGCGGGTTGGGCCTTGAGGGGGAGACCGTCACCGACGCGGAGCCGGCGCCAAAGGTCGCGAAGCGGCGGAGGGCAAAAGCATGAGCGAAATGAAGCTGGTCGTGGTCGGCGCAGCCGGTCGCATGGGGCAGACGCTGGTGCGGGCCATCGCCGCGGCGCCCGGCGTTACGTTGGCCGCTGCCGTCGAGCGCAAGGGCGCCGCGCAGATTGGCCGCGATGCGGGCGAGTTGGCAGGCGTCGGCAAGATCGGCGTTGCGATCACCGATGACCCCCTTCCCGCATTCGCAAGCGCGGACGGGGTCGTCGATTTCACCTCTCCGTCCGCCACGGTCGAGTTCGCCGGTTACGCCGCGCAGGCGCGCATCGCCCACATCATCGGCACGACAGGTTGCTCGGTTCAGGACGACGCGAAGATTGCCGCCGCCGCCCGTCACGCCACAATCGTCAAATCGGGAAATATGAGCCTCGGCGTCAATCTTCTCGCAGCGCTTGTGGAGCAGGCAGCTAGCGCACTCGACGCGACCGACTTCGACATAGAGGTTCTGGAAATGCACCACAGGCACAAGGTCGATGCCCCGTCCGGCACCGCCCTGATGCTTGGCGCAGCAGCGGCCAGCGGACGCGGGGTTACGCTTGCCGACCAGAGCGTGCGTGTTCGTGACGGCGTTACCGGGCCGCGCAAGGAAGGCACCATCGGCTTTGCCACGCTGCGCGGTGGCTCCGTGGTAGGTGATCATTCGGTGATATTGGCCGGCAGCGGTGAGCGCATCGTGCTTTCGCACCATGCCGAGGACCGCGCGCTTTTTGCCAAAGGTGCGATCACCGCCGCGCTTTGGGCCCGCGACAAGAAACCGGGCCTCTATGCCATGCGCGACGTACTTGGACTCAATTCATAAATCCGAACATAGGAGACACAATGTCCAGAACCCTGGTGCTGGTCCGTCACGGCCAGAGCGAAT
Protein-coding sequences here:
- the dapB gene encoding 4-hydroxy-tetrahydrodipicolinate reductase, coding for MSEMKLVVVGAAGRMGQTLVRAIAAAPGVTLAAAVERKGAAQIGRDAGELAGVGKIGVAITDDPLPAFASADGVVDFTSPSATVEFAGYAAQARIAHIIGTTGCSVQDDAKIAAAARHATIVKSGNMSLGVNLLAALVEQAASALDATDFDIEVLEMHHRHKVDAPSGTALMLGAAAASGRGVTLADQSVRVRDGVTGPRKEGTIGFATLRGGSVVGDHSVILAGSGERIVLSHHAEDRALFAKGAITAALWARDKKPGLYAMRDVLGLNS